The Hydrogenophaga crocea genome contains a region encoding:
- a CDS encoding THUMP domain-containing class I SAM-dependent RNA methyltransferase — translation MNQLQLFLPCAAGVEDFLAAEVQRITGVGQLQRSRGGVSLEASWRDALRLNLHSRLAQRVLVRLWHGPYRDERDLYDAAMDVAWEIWFTPQQTIKVELTAQHSPLQSLNFAALKLKDAVCDRFRDKRGERPSVDTQRPDVRLFGHLTAETLTLYIDTTGEPLFKRGWREDKGDAPLKETLAAAMIAATGWDASADQPLDAIAPLYDPCCGSGTVVIEAAQIALHIAPGLRRRFAFERLLPFQAHVWQALKADAVAQQREWPAGHAPIVFGSDVSFRMVDFAQRNAERAGVAHAVELRGGDALQRTPPTARPGVLLLNPPYGERIAAAGVAGENAAARAQRMAPRAPRTFTVGAPRPAPAGQGRESAQMADGSDGSDFFNRLAAHWKTHYAGWSAWLLTPDFKLPGKMRFKESRRVPLWNGPIECRLFRFDLVARAQA, via the coding sequence GTGAACCAGCTACAGCTCTTTCTGCCTTGCGCCGCCGGCGTCGAGGACTTCCTCGCCGCCGAGGTGCAGCGCATCACCGGTGTCGGGCAACTGCAGCGCTCGCGCGGCGGCGTCTCGCTCGAAGCCTCGTGGCGCGATGCGCTGCGCCTGAACCTGCACAGCCGGCTCGCGCAGCGCGTGCTGGTGCGCCTGTGGCACGGCCCCTACCGCGACGAGCGCGACCTCTACGACGCGGCCATGGACGTGGCCTGGGAGATCTGGTTCACGCCGCAGCAGACCATCAAGGTCGAGCTCACGGCCCAGCACAGCCCGCTGCAGAGCCTGAACTTCGCGGCGCTCAAGCTCAAGGACGCGGTCTGCGACCGCTTCCGCGACAAGCGCGGTGAACGCCCCAGCGTGGACACGCAGCGCCCCGACGTGCGCCTGTTCGGCCACCTCACGGCCGAGACCCTCACGCTCTACATCGACACCACGGGCGAGCCGCTGTTCAAGCGCGGCTGGCGCGAAGACAAGGGCGATGCGCCGCTGAAAGAGACCCTGGCCGCGGCCATGATCGCCGCCACCGGCTGGGACGCCAGCGCCGACCAGCCACTGGACGCCATCGCGCCGCTCTACGACCCCTGCTGTGGCAGCGGCACGGTGGTGATCGAGGCCGCCCAGATCGCGCTCCACATCGCACCCGGCCTGCGCCGGCGCTTCGCCTTCGAACGCCTGCTGCCCTTTCAGGCCCACGTGTGGCAGGCCCTCAAGGCCGACGCGGTGGCGCAGCAGCGCGAATGGCCCGCGGGCCACGCGCCCATCGTGTTCGGCAGCGACGTGTCCTTTCGCATGGTCGACTTCGCGCAGCGCAACGCCGAGCGCGCAGGCGTCGCCCATGCGGTCGAACTGCGCGGCGGCGACGCCTTGCAGCGCACGCCGCCCACCGCGCGCCCCGGCGTGCTGCTGCTCAACCCACCCTATGGCGAGCGCATCGCGGCCGCCGGCGTGGCCGGTGAGAACGCGGCCGCGCGCGCGCAGCGCATGGCGCCACGCGCGCCGCGCACCTTCACCGTGGGCGCGCCGCGGCCCGCCCCCGCAGGCCAGGGCCGCGAAAGCGCGCAGATGGCCGACGGCAGCGACGGCAGCGATTTCTTCAACCGCCTCGCCGCGCACTGGAAGACCCACTACGCGGGCTGGAGCGCCTGGTTGCTCACGCCCGATTTCAAGCTGCCCGGCAAGATGCGCTTCAAGGAGTCGCGCCGCGTGCCGCTGTGGAACGGCCCCATCGAATGCCGGCTGTTCCGCTTCGACCTCGTGGCGCGCGCGCAAGCCTGA
- a CDS encoding PIN domain-containing protein, whose product MAIDTALVLDTNIALDLFVFDDPATAPLRARIEAQPGTWLATAAMREELVRVLAYPQIARRLQAQARPSQDVLEAFDRCARLVPEAPKSAYTCKDADDQKFIDLASAHRATLVSKDDAVLCMARRLSRLGATVCREWKEPVHAP is encoded by the coding sequence ATGGCCATCGACACCGCCCTGGTGCTCGACACCAACATCGCCCTCGATCTCTTCGTCTTCGACGACCCCGCGACCGCACCCCTGCGCGCGCGCATCGAGGCGCAGCCCGGCACCTGGCTGGCCACGGCCGCCATGCGTGAAGAACTCGTGCGCGTGCTCGCCTACCCGCAGATCGCGCGCCGCCTCCAAGCGCAGGCGCGGCCCTCGCAGGACGTGCTCGAGGCCTTCGACCGCTGCGCGCGCCTGGTGCCCGAGGCGCCCAAGTCGGCCTACACCTGCAAGGACGCCGACGACCAGAAGTTCATCGACCTCGCCTCGGCGCACCGCGCCACACTGGTGAGCAAGGACGACGCCGTGCTGTGCATGGCCAGGCGCCTGTCGCGCCTGGGCGCGACCGTGTGCCGCGAATGGAAGGAGCCCGTGCA